In Geobacter anodireducens, a genomic segment contains:
- a CDS encoding cold-shock protein, with product MAKGVVKWFNDSKGYGFIEQENGEDVFVHFSSIQGDGFKTLVEGQAVTFDVVQGAKGLQAANVMKA from the coding sequence ATGGCTAAAGGTGTGGTGAAATGGTTCAATGACAGCAAGGGGTATGGCTTCATCGAGCAGGAAAACGGCGAGGATGTGTTTGTCCATTTCTCCTCGATCCAGGGCGACGGGTTCAAGACCCTGGTCGAAGGACAGGCGGTGACCTTTGATGTGGTCCAGGGGGCCAAGGGACTTCAGGCGGCCAACGTTATGAAGGCGTAG
- a CDS encoding glycine--tRNA ligase subunit alpha, whose translation MTFQDLILALQGYWAQQGCVIQQPYDTEKGAGTFNPATFLRVLGPEPWNVAYVEPSRRPTDGRYGENPNRLQHYYQFQVIMKPSPVNILDLYLDSLRAFGIDPAKHDIRFVEDDWESPTLGAWGLGWEVWLDGMEITQFTYFQQAGGIDLKPVSSEITYGCERIAMYLQGVDNVYDLEWVKGVSYGDIHHRTEVEFSTYNFEEADVDMLLTLFTMYEKECVRLVERGLVLPAYDFVMKCSHTFNLLDARGAISVTERASYIGRVRNVARLCAEGYLKLRESLGFPLLKGGRK comes from the coding sequence TTGACCTTCCAGGATCTGATTCTCGCCCTCCAGGGATACTGGGCGCAGCAGGGATGCGTTATCCAGCAGCCCTACGACACCGAAAAGGGTGCCGGCACCTTCAACCCAGCCACCTTCCTCCGCGTTCTCGGCCCCGAGCCGTGGAACGTTGCCTACGTGGAACCGTCCCGCCGCCCCACCGACGGGCGCTACGGTGAAAACCCCAACCGCCTCCAGCACTACTACCAGTTCCAGGTGATCATGAAGCCGTCCCCCGTGAACATTCTGGATCTCTATCTGGATTCGCTCCGGGCCTTTGGCATCGATCCCGCGAAGCACGACATCCGCTTCGTTGAGGATGACTGGGAGTCGCCGACCCTGGGCGCCTGGGGCCTGGGCTGGGAGGTGTGGCTCGACGGCATGGAGATCACCCAGTTCACCTATTTCCAGCAGGCCGGCGGGATCGATCTAAAGCCGGTCTCGTCGGAGATCACCTACGGCTGCGAGCGGATCGCCATGTACCTGCAGGGGGTCGACAACGTCTACGATCTGGAGTGGGTCAAGGGGGTGAGCTACGGCGACATCCACCACCGGACCGAGGTGGAGTTCTCCACCTACAACTTCGAGGAAGCGGACGTGGACATGCTCCTCACCCTGTTCACCATGTACGAGAAGGAATGCGTGCGCCTGGTGGAGCGCGGTCTCGTGCTCCCGGCCTACGATTTCGTCATGAAGTGCTCCCACACCTTCAACCTCCTGGATGCCCGGGGGGCCATCTCGGTCACCGAGCGCGCCTCCTACATCGGCCGGGTCCGCAATGTGGCCCGTCTTTGCGCCGAAGGCTACCTTAAGCTCCGCGAAAGCCTGGGTTTCCCGCTGCTGAAAGGAGGACGGAAGTAA
- a CDS encoding alcohol dehydrogenase: MRAMLFQEVGKPLRPVRVPVPEPGPGEVLLKVHACGICRTDLHIVDGELTEPALPLIPGHQIVGSVAKLGDGVERFREGTRVGVPWLGATCGACRYCRSGRENLCDHARFTGYQRNGGFAEFTVADARFCFPIPGGYPDLQAAPLLCAGLIGYRSLVMAGEGERLGIYGFGAAAHIVTQVARFRGWRVYAFTRPDDQAGQAFAREMGAVWAGASHERPPEELDAAIIFAPAGELVPAALRAVGKGGVVVCGGIHMSDIPPIPYDILWGERSIRSVANLTRRDGEEFLALAPKVPVRTEVTAYPLSAANEALDDLRSGRMRGAGVLVIDEG; encoded by the coding sequence ATGCGCGCCATGCTGTTCCAGGAGGTGGGAAAACCGCTGCGGCCGGTCCGGGTGCCGGTCCCCGAGCCCGGGCCGGGCGAGGTGCTGCTCAAGGTCCACGCCTGCGGCATCTGCCGGACGGATCTTCACATCGTGGACGGCGAGCTGACGGAGCCCGCGCTGCCGCTCATCCCCGGCCACCAGATCGTGGGGAGCGTGGCAAAGCTGGGTGACGGGGTCGAGCGTTTCCGGGAGGGGACGCGGGTGGGGGTCCCCTGGCTCGGCGCCACCTGCGGCGCCTGCCGCTACTGCCGGTCGGGACGGGAAAACCTGTGCGACCACGCCCGGTTCACCGGCTATCAGCGCAACGGCGGCTTTGCCGAGTTCACCGTTGCCGATGCCCGCTTCTGCTTTCCGATCCCCGGGGGATACCCGGACCTCCAGGCGGCGCCGCTGCTCTGCGCCGGGCTCATCGGCTACCGCTCTCTGGTCATGGCCGGTGAGGGGGAACGGCTGGGCATTTATGGCTTCGGCGCTGCGGCCCACATCGTGACCCAGGTGGCCCGCTTCCGGGGATGGCGGGTCTACGCCTTCACCCGTCCCGACGACCAGGCCGGCCAGGCCTTTGCCCGGGAGATGGGGGCGGTCTGGGCCGGGGCCTCCCACGAGCGGCCGCCCGAGGAGCTTGACGCCGCCATCATCTTCGCGCCAGCCGGGGAACTGGTGCCGGCGGCATTGCGGGCGGTGGGCAAGGGGGGCGTTGTGGTCTGCGGCGGCATCCACATGAGCGACATTCCGCCGATCCCCTACGATATCCTCTGGGGGGAGCGGAGCATCCGTTCCGTGGCCAACCTGACCCGGCGCGACGGGGAGGAGTTTCTCGCCCTGGCGCCGAAGGTGCCCGTCAGGACCGAGGTGACCGCCTATCCCCTCAGCGCGGCCAACGAAGCCCTCGACGACCTGCGGAGCGGGCGCATGCGGGGCGCCGGCGTCCTGGTGATCGACGAGGGATAG